A stretch of DNA from Granulicella pectinivorans:
CGTAAAAGGGCAGTCGGTCTCCGGGCATTGTCGCGCGTCTCTAACGGGTGGGAGCGAGGCCGGCGAAGAGGTTGGGTAGTTCGACGTAGATCGGTGTGCCGGGGACTTCTAGGCGGGTGGCCGCGGTCCAGGTGGCTCCGATGCACATGCGACCAGTGCGGGTCTCAGGGTCTATGATCCAGACGGTGTTTACGCCCATCCGCATGTAATCCTGAGCCTTACGCTCGGTGGCGGAGTAGGTATCGTCGGGGGAGAGAATCTCGATGAGAAGGAGGGGAGCGTCGTGGAGGACCGGGGTTTGTGGACCGGAGATGACTACGGTGACATCTGGGATACGGATGCGCGTTTCACTGACCTGGGTGCGCCACTCCGCGGCGACCATCACTCCCCATTCAGCTTCATGCTGGCCAAACCAAATCCCCAGCAGCATCTGTAGCCTTCCGTGCTCCCATGTGCCCATGTTCCGCTCCACGACTTCACCGTCGATGTACTCGCGGTCGGGCCGGTAGGAGGTTGCGAGGTACTCGGCGAGCGGGATTTGGGTCGAGGTGGCCATCAGTGCCAAAAGTGTAGCAGGGTTCGGGACGAGATTTCCTCGTTAACCAAGGAATAAACTAGGGGGATGGCTGCAGAATTTACCCACCTTCATCTCCACACTGATTATTCGCTCCTCGATGGAGCCTGCGACGTCGACAAACTAGCCGGACATTTGAAGAAGATCGGCCAGACGGCGGCGGCGATGACCGATCATGGCAACATCTTCGGAGCTGTCCACTTCTTCGACGCGATGCAGAAGAAGGGGATCAAACCGATCCTGGGGTGTGAGCTTTATATCTGCAAGAACGAGGACCATCGGGCCGCGCCGGAGGGCGATAAGTACAACCACATGCTGGTGCTGGCGGAGAATGAGGCCGGGTATCGCAATCTGGTGAGGCTGACATCCGAGGCGGCGCTGCATGGGTTCTATCGCAAGCCGCGTGTGTCGAAGAACTTTCTGGCGAAGCACTCGGAGGGGCTGATCGGGTTTTCGGGGTGCCTGGCGGGTGAGGTGAACCAGCACCTGATGCAGAACAAGTACGACGAGGCCATGCGGGCGGCAGGGCAGTACCAGGACATCTTTGGGAAGGGCAACTTCTTTCTGGAGATTCAGGACCATGGTCTCGAGCCGGACAAGAATGTCTGCGATCAGTTGTTCAAGATGGAGAAGGATCTCGACATCCCCCTGATCGCGACGAATGACGCGCACTATGTGGGGGCGGACGACTCGCGCGCGCACGAGATTCTGCTGTGCGTGCAGACGGCGGGGTCGATGAACGATCCGAACCGCTTCAAGTTCGACACGCAGGAGTTCTACATCAAGTCGGCTGAGGAGATGCTGCGGACGTTCTCGCAGACGCCCGAGGTGTGCACGCGGACGATGCAGTTTATCGACCGCTGCAACCTGAAGATGACGAAGGTTGCCGATCCGTTCCCGGTGTTCGAATGCCCGGATGGGATGACGCTCGATGAGTATTTCGAGGATGTGTGCCGAAAAGGGTTACGTAAACGTCTGGATACCGCCATTGCTCATCTTCAGAGCCGCGGACTGCTCAAGAAGACGATTGCGGATTATGAGGCGCGGTTGAATCGCGAGCTTGGCATCATCAAGAGCATGAAGTTTCCGGGCTACTTCATGATCGTGTGGGACTTTATCCGTTATGCACGAGAGCAGAACATTCCGGTAGGCCCGGGCCGTGGTTCGGCGGCGGGTTCGCTGGTGGCTTACGTAATGGAGATCACGGACGTCGATCCGTTGCAGAATGAACTACTGTTTGAACGCTTTCTGAATCCGGAACGCGTGTCCATGCCCGATATCGATATCGACTTCTGCATGAACCGCCGTGGTGAAGTGATCGAGTACGTCCGGCGCAAGTACGGCAACGATCAGGTCGCGCAGATCATCACGTTCAATACGATGGCGGCGAAGGCTGCTATCAAGGACGTCGGACGCGCGTTGGACATGCCGTACGGTGAGGTCGATCGCATTGCGAAGATGATTCCGCCGACGATCGGCATCACAATCGATCAGGCTTTGAAGGACTCGCCGCCGCTGGCCGCAGCGTATGAGAGTGACGCGCGTATCAAGGAAGTGATCGACGCCGCTCTGAGGCTGGAGGGGCTGGTCCGTGGAGCGGGTGTTCATGCTGCCGGTGTGGTGATTGCGCCGCAGCCTTTGACGGAGTTGGTGCCCGTTACGCGGACGAAGGACGAGTCCATTGTGACGGCGTACGACATGAAGGCCGTCGAAAAGATGGGCCTGCTCAAGATGGACTTTCTTGGGCTGACTACGCTGACGGTCATCGATGACTGCCTGAAGCTGATCAAGTCGAACCGTGGTGAGGATGTCGATCTTGCGACGATTCCGCTGGACGACATGGAGACCTATGAGAAGGTCTATCATCGTGCGCTTACTTCGGGTGTGTTCCAGTTTGAATCGGGTGGCATGCGCGATGTGCTGCGGCGCTATAAGCCGACTACGGTGGAGGATCTGACCGCGCTGAATGCGCTCTATCGTCCGGGGCCAATTCAGGGCGGTATGATCGACGACTTCATCGAGCGCAAGTGGGGACGGCGCCCGGTGGAGTATCTGCTGCCGGAGCTTGAGGGCCTGCTGAAGGAGACGCTGGGCGTCATCGTTTACCAGGAGCAGGTCATGCAGATCTCAAACGTGCTTGCAGGCTATTCGCTCGGCGACGCGGATCTTCTGCGGCGCGCGATGGGTAAGAAAGACGCGGCCGAGATGGATAAGCAACGGCAGCGCTTTATGGAGGGTGCGGCGAAGAACAAGCACCCGAAGGATATGGCCGGGAAGATCTTCGATCTGATGGCGCAGTTCGCGGGATACGGCTTCAACAAGTCGCACTCGGCGGCGTATGCGTTGCTGGCGTATCACACGGCGTGGCTGAAGACACACTATCCGACAGAGTTCATGGCGGCGCTGCTGACGAGTGAAACGTCGAAGCCGGAGAACGTGGTGAAGTACATTCAGGAGTGCCGCGAGATGGCGATCTCGGTGACGCCCCCGAATGTGCAGGTTTCGGCGACTGCGTTTACTCCGGTGCAGGACACCATTCTGTTTGGGATGTCGGCGATCAAGAACGTGGGGCACAATGCGATTCAGTCGATCATCGACGCGAGGAACGCACTGCAGGCAGAAGGGAAGAAGGGTTTCGATTCTCTGTGGGAGTTTTGCGAGAAGGTCGACCTGCGTCTGCTGAACAAGAGGGTGTTGGAGTCGCTGATCAAGGCTGGCGCGATGGATGAGTTCGGGCCGCGCGCGCGGGTAATGGCTGCTCTCGACAAGGCGATGGAAGGTGCGATCAAGGCGCAGAAGGATGCGGCAGCGGGACAGCATGGGCTGTTCGGTATCTTCGACGATGGCCCGGTTGCTGGAGGCGCTTCGAAGGCGCACGAGTTGCCTGCCGCTGCGGAGTGGGATGAGCACACGCGGTTGCAGAACGAGAAGGATGTGCTGGGCTTCTTCGTGAGCGGGCACCCGATGGATAAGTATCGGGAAAAGTTACGGAATATGAAGGTCGTCGACACGGCCCGGGCGATCGAGATGAAGCCGGAGCCGCAGGTGTTTCGGCGGGGTGGTGGAAACGACACGCAGGGTGAGATTGCGATTGCCGGTGTGATCACTGGACTGAAGGTCGCGAAGTCGAAGCGGTCGGGTGAGATGTATGCGCAGGCCGCGCTTGAAGATACGGTCGGCAAGATCGAGTTGATTGCGTTTCCGCAGAGCTATGAGAAGCTCGCGGAGAAGCTGAAGATCGATGTGCCGGTGCTGGTGCGGGGCGTGTTGCGCGGTGAAGAGGACTCGGCTCCGAAACTGGCGATCAACAGCATCCAGGCGCTTGAAGATGTGAAGCTGAAGCTGCCGGTGGCGCTGCGGATCAAGATTCCGCTGCACGCTCCGGATGAGGCAATGCTGGATAAGCTCTATGCGGTCTTCCAGGGCTCGCCGGGAGGCGCCAAGATGCTGCTCGATCTGGAAGAGCCGGGTGAGTTCTGCGTGGTATTGGAACCGCAGGGATGCATGGTGGCGGCGGATAAGCTGTTCATCGACCGTGTGGAAGAAGTCGTGGGCGCAGGTGCTGTGCGGGTGATCGAATAATGTCCGCCCTGTTCGAGAAGAGGCTGGCGTATGTGTTGTTGCGGCTGATGCTTGGTCTTGATTTCCTGGGTCATGGTGGGGTGCGGCTGATGCATGGCGACGGCGCATTCGCTGCGGGCATGGTGAAGACGATGGCGGATACGCCGCTGCCGGCTGCGCTGGTGCATGGGTTTGGGCTGGTGCTTCCGTTTGTGGAACTGACGGTTGGGTTGTTACTTGTGCTTGGGGTGTTGACGTGGGAGGCTTTGCTTCTTGGGTCGTTGGTGATGCTTTCGTTGATGTT
This window harbors:
- a CDS encoding DoxX family membrane protein, with translation MSALFEKRLAYVLLRLMLGLDFLGHGGVRLMHGDGAFAAGMVKTMADTPLPAALVHGFGLVLPFVELTVGLLLVLGVLTWEALLLGSLVMLSLMFGTVLRQDWSTAGLQLNYSVVFSLLLFLRASYDTRWWALYKLRKSS
- a CDS encoding Uma2 family endonuclease, with amino-acid sequence MATSTQIPLAEYLATSYRPDREYIDGEVVERNMGTWEHGRLQMLLGIWFGQHEAEWGVMVAAEWRTQVSETRIRIPDVTVVISGPQTPVLHDAPLLLIEILSPDDTYSATERKAQDYMRMGVNTVWIIDPETRTGRMCIGATWTAATRLEVPGTPIYVELPNLFAGLAPTR
- the dnaE gene encoding DNA polymerase III subunit alpha, with the protein product MAAEFTHLHLHTDYSLLDGACDVDKLAGHLKKIGQTAAAMTDHGNIFGAVHFFDAMQKKGIKPILGCELYICKNEDHRAAPEGDKYNHMLVLAENEAGYRNLVRLTSEAALHGFYRKPRVSKNFLAKHSEGLIGFSGCLAGEVNQHLMQNKYDEAMRAAGQYQDIFGKGNFFLEIQDHGLEPDKNVCDQLFKMEKDLDIPLIATNDAHYVGADDSRAHEILLCVQTAGSMNDPNRFKFDTQEFYIKSAEEMLRTFSQTPEVCTRTMQFIDRCNLKMTKVADPFPVFECPDGMTLDEYFEDVCRKGLRKRLDTAIAHLQSRGLLKKTIADYEARLNRELGIIKSMKFPGYFMIVWDFIRYAREQNIPVGPGRGSAAGSLVAYVMEITDVDPLQNELLFERFLNPERVSMPDIDIDFCMNRRGEVIEYVRRKYGNDQVAQIITFNTMAAKAAIKDVGRALDMPYGEVDRIAKMIPPTIGITIDQALKDSPPLAAAYESDARIKEVIDAALRLEGLVRGAGVHAAGVVIAPQPLTELVPVTRTKDESIVTAYDMKAVEKMGLLKMDFLGLTTLTVIDDCLKLIKSNRGEDVDLATIPLDDMETYEKVYHRALTSGVFQFESGGMRDVLRRYKPTTVEDLTALNALYRPGPIQGGMIDDFIERKWGRRPVEYLLPELEGLLKETLGVIVYQEQVMQISNVLAGYSLGDADLLRRAMGKKDAAEMDKQRQRFMEGAAKNKHPKDMAGKIFDLMAQFAGYGFNKSHSAAYALLAYHTAWLKTHYPTEFMAALLTSETSKPENVVKYIQECREMAISVTPPNVQVSATAFTPVQDTILFGMSAIKNVGHNAIQSIIDARNALQAEGKKGFDSLWEFCEKVDLRLLNKRVLESLIKAGAMDEFGPRARVMAALDKAMEGAIKAQKDAAAGQHGLFGIFDDGPVAGGASKAHELPAAAEWDEHTRLQNEKDVLGFFVSGHPMDKYREKLRNMKVVDTARAIEMKPEPQVFRRGGGNDTQGEIAIAGVITGLKVAKSKRSGEMYAQAALEDTVGKIELIAFPQSYEKLAEKLKIDVPVLVRGVLRGEEDSAPKLAINSIQALEDVKLKLPVALRIKIPLHAPDEAMLDKLYAVFQGSPGGAKMLLDLEEPGEFCVVLEPQGCMVAADKLFIDRVEEVVGAGAVRVIE